The sequence CGGCTGCGGGCCGACGAGCTGGTCGAGCTGCACCACGCACTGTGGGCGCAGGTCGCCATCCGCTGGGGCACCACCCTGACCAACGGCCTCTACCTGATGGCCGTCACCTGGGTGGCCAACGGGCTGCTCCGCCGGTGGGCGCCCGATGCCGACAGCGGCCTGATCCCCGGCATGCTGTGCGGCGGCGAGGAGAACCGATCCGCCGAGGCACTGCGTTCCGCCATCCGCCTGGCCGAGATCGTCCGCGGCTCGCCGTCCCTCCGCGCGGCGATCGACGGCGACGCGCGCACCGCCTGGTCCTCGCTCATGGCCGCCGACGAGCGGTTCGCCGAGGAACTCCTGCTCCACATCCGGAACTACGGGGACCGCGCGCTCCAGGACCTCAAGCTCGAATCCTCCACCCCCCGCCAGGAGCCCTGGGCCCTGCTGGAGGTGCTCCTGCCGTACGTCGACTCGGACCTGACGGTCCAGGCCAACCGCGACGCGGAGGCGGAGGTCAGGCGCTCGGCCGAGAAGGAGCTCAGGGCCCGCTGCCGGAACCCGCTCAAGCGGGCCGTGCTGCGCACGCTGTTCCGGATGATGCGCCGGCTGGTCCAGGTGAGGGAGGACGCCCGGTTCTGCCGGAGCCAGCTCATCGGAGACGCCCGCGAGCTGCTGCTCCGCCTGGGGGCCGAGCTGGCGTCCGCCGGCCGCCTGGACGGCGCCCGCGACGTGCTCGACCTCACGGTGGACGAGGTGCTCGGCGCCTTCGAGGGCACCCTTCCCGGCGCCGACCTGCGCTCGCTCGCCGCCCTCAGGGCGCGGGAGAGGGAACGCCGGCTCACCGGCCCCGAGCCCCCTCCCCGCCTGGAGACCGCGCCCGGCCTGCCCGTCGCCGACGCCCTGGCCCTGGCCAGGACGCCGGAGACCCTGACGGCCGCCAAGAAGCTCAGCGGGCTGGGCTCCTGCCCCGGCGTGGTCCGGGGAAAGGCGCGGGTCGTCCTGGACCCGCACGTCGCGGTCGAGGACTGCAGGGACACGATCCTCGTGGCACGGGAGACCGACCCCGGCTGGCTGTTCCTGATGCTGGTGGCGAAAGGACTCGTCGTGGAACGGGGGACGCTGCTGTCCCACACCGCGATCACGGGCCGGCTGCTGGGCGTCCCCACGGTCGTGGCCGTCGACGGCGCCACCAGCCTGATCCGGGACGGCAGCCTCATCGAGGTCGACGGGCGGACCGGCGAGGTCAGGATCATCTCCGAGGAGGTGACCCCGTGATCGGCAGGCTGGGCGGATACATCGTGCGGGCCTATCCACCGGCCTTCTACATCCTGTTCATGCTCTCGTGGGCGATAGGGCTCACCGCGCTGTTCGTCAGCGTCGACAGCCGGGTCACCGCCTGGAGGCCGGGCGCCGAGCTGCTGGTCACGAGCGTGACGCTCGTCATCGACATGCTGCTGCTGCGCGCGCTCGACGACCTCCGCGACCGCGACTACGACCTGGAGCACAACCCGGGCCGCGCACTTCCCAGCGGCGCCGTACGGGTCGCCGACCTGCTGGCCCTCGTCGGCGCCGGCGCCGTGGTCCTGCTCGCGCTGAACGCCTGGCGGGGCGGGGCCCTCCTGGTCCTGGTCGCCCACCTCGGCTACGCCGCCGTCGTCATCCTGGTCGACCAGCTCTTCGGCTGGCCGAAGGGGGAGCGGCTGCTGCTGAGCCTGGCGGTGAACCTGCCGATCCAACCCCTGCTGTCGCTGTACGTGTACGCCGGATTCCTCCGCGAGCACGACCTGACCCCGAGCCGGCAGGGGATCGTCGCGGTGGCGGCCGTCACGTTGTCGGGGCTCTGCCTGGAGTTCGGGCGCAAGGTGACCCGCCACCCCGGCAAGGGGGAGCGGACCTACGTGACGACGCTGGGCACACCGGGCACGACGGCGGTCGCGGTGAGCCTGGCCGCGGCCGCGACCCTGGTCGTCCTCGCGATCCTGCGGCCGTGGAACACGGATTCCGCGGTGTACGGCTGGGGATGGATCGTCGTGGTCCCGGCGGTGCTGCCCGTCGCCGCCGCCTATCTCTTCTCCAGGGGGCGCCCGCGCTGGCCCGCCCTCCCGACGCTGGCCTACCTGCCGGCGGCCTACTGCAGCTTCATCGCGGTCGGCTGGCTGACCAAGGGAGCGGTGCTGTGAGCGTGACCGTGCTCGTGACGGGGGCCGGCGGGTTCGTCGGATCGGCGGTGGTGCGGGCGCTCGACGCCGAGCCGCGGGTGTCCACGCGCCTCCTGGCGCACCGCCGTCCCGTCGCCGCGGACCGGCCGGGGGACGTCGTGACCGCCGATCTGGCCGACGCCTCCTCACTGAGGGGGCGGCTGGACGGCGCCGACGTGATCATCCATGCGGCGAGCGAGGTGGGGTCGGATCCGGCCCGTTGCGAGCGGGTGAACGTGCTGGGCACGCGCAACCTGGTGGAGGAGGCGGAGCGCGCCGGAGTACGCCACCTGGTCCATGTCAGCACCGCGGCCGTGTACGGGCTCGGGCCGCACCGCGGGCTCCCCGAGGGCAGCCCGCCGGCGCCGGTCAGCCCGGCCAGCCGTTCCCGGCACGAGGCCGAACGGCTGACCGCGGCCGCGGGCGCCGTGATCCTGCGCCCCTTCTTCGTGTACGGCGAAGGCGACCGCTGGTACGTCCCCGGGCTGCTGCGACTGCTCACCACCCGTCCCGGCACGTGGTTCGACGGAGGCAGGGCACAGCACTCCGTGGTGGCCGTCGACGACCTGGCGGCCATGGCGGTGGCGGCGGCCGTACGGCCTGAGCCGTTCGCGGGAGGCGTGCCCTTTCACGTCTGCGAGCCCCAGCCGGTCTCCGTGCGCGCCGTGACGGCGGTCCTGGCCGGCATGTTCGGCCTGACCGTGCCCCGGCTCAGCCTGCCGTGGCGGCTGGCCCGCCCGGCCCTGCGGAACAGGCCCGGCTACCGGCGGGCGGAGCTGCTCGCCGAGGACCACGTCTACGCGGCCCCCCGGATCTGGGAGGCGGCGCGGGTCGATCCCGGCGCGGCCTTTCTCGACCGCCTGCCTGCCCTGGCGCCCTGGTACGGACGCTTTCTCGGAGAAGGAGGTCGGACATGACCGGATTCTGGACGCTGCTCGGACCGGACTTCGCGGGCAAGTCGACGCTGCTCCGGCAGCTACGCGATGAGCGGGCCTGCCAGGTCGTCTCCTACGACGACTGGTGTGTCGCCGAGCGTTTCCCGGCGATCCGGCGGCTCCGCAGGGAATGGGTGCTGGACGTCTACCCCCGGGTGGGCGAGGAGTACTCGCCCGCGGCGGCGGTGGCGATGCTGCGGCCGATCGTGCGGCACCTCCACGACCAGGTGGCAGGCGCCGCGGACGACATCCCCGTCATCGTCGACTCCTACTACTACAAGCTCCTCGTCAAGTGCCGGCTGCTGGGCCTGGTCCACGAGCGGACATTCGCCGAGTGGCGCGCGCTCCCCCAGCCCGACGGCGTCATCTACCTCGACCTCCCGCCCGAGGTCGCGTGGGAGCGGGCCCAGTGGGGCTCGCGGCTGAACGCCTTCGAACACTACGGACCCGTCCCCGGCTGGGAGGGCTTCGCCGAGCTGCAGTCACGGATGCGGCCGGCGATCATGGAGGAGATCGCGGGACTGCCGCTGGTCGTGCTCGACGCGAGAGCCGGGCAGCGGACGGTCGCCGCCGAAGCCGGCAGGGTCCTCGCTTCCGCGGTCGTCGCGCCATGAGCGTGCTGGACCGGCTCTTCGCCGAACGCGCCGCCTCGGT comes from Streptosporangium roseum DSM 43021 and encodes:
- a CDS encoding NAD-dependent epimerase/dehydratase family protein yields the protein MSVTVLVTGAGGFVGSAVVRALDAEPRVSTRLLAHRRPVAADRPGDVVTADLADASSLRGRLDGADVIIHAASEVGSDPARCERVNVLGTRNLVEEAERAGVRHLVHVSTAAVYGLGPHRGLPEGSPPAPVSPASRSRHEAERLTAAAGAVILRPFFVYGEGDRWYVPGLLRLLTTRPGTWFDGGRAQHSVVAVDDLAAMAVAAAVRPEPFAGGVPFHVCEPQPVSVRAVTAVLAGMFGLTVPRLSLPWRLARPALRNRPGYRRAELLAEDHVYAAPRIWEAARVDPGAAFLDRLPALAPWYGRFLGEGGRT
- a CDS encoding dTMP kinase, whose protein sequence is MTGFWTLLGPDFAGKSTLLRQLRDERACQVVSYDDWCVAERFPAIRRLRREWVLDVYPRVGEEYSPAAAVAMLRPIVRHLHDQVAGAADDIPVIVDSYYYKLLVKCRLLGLVHERTFAEWRALPQPDGVIYLDLPPEVAWERAQWGSRLNAFEHYGPVPGWEGFAELQSRMRPAIMEEIAGLPLVVLDARAGQRTVAAEAGRVLASAVVAP